From the Bdellovibrio reynosensis genome, one window contains:
- a CDS encoding VOC family protein, producing MAKSKLLRMDNIGIMVSDMKKTVAFFKELGLEVQGEATVEGKWVDKILALENVKCDIVMMQTPGSEVRLELSEFKRPKAISGEPAPVNTAGLHRIMFAVTDINETIERLRGHGAEMLDEIVQYENAYLLCYLRGPDGIIVALAQEL from the coding sequence ATGGCGAAAAGTAAACTGCTACGAATGGACAACATCGGAATCATGGTCAGCGATATGAAAAAGACGGTGGCCTTCTTTAAAGAACTTGGTTTAGAAGTACAAGGCGAAGCCACCGTTGAAGGCAAGTGGGTTGATAAAATTCTCGCACTTGAAAATGTGAAGTGCGACATCGTCATGATGCAGACCCCAGGCAGCGAAGTGCGACTTGAATTAAGTGAATTCAAAAGACCGAAAGCGATAAGTGGGGAGCCTGCTCCAGTAAATACAGCGGGCTTGCATCGAATCATGTTCGCCGTCACAGATATTAATGAAACGATAGAACGTCTGCGTGGTCATGGCGCGGAGATGTTAGACGAAATAGTTCAGTACGAAAATGCTTACTTACTTTGTTATCTTCGCGGACCCGATGGCATCATCGTGGCCTTAGCGCAGGAGCTTTAA
- a CDS encoding alpha/beta hydrolase: protein MKYLKLIFLFITINLTGCSSFLYWPTSDVYVDTSAMPIKPQEERVQVNPSESLNLWILKTPAKKSKGVFVQFHGNAQNLTAHFQFLYWVLSEGYDLVTFDYRGYGQSTPYKPTPESTTEDAKKIIEYVSLKFPKQKRIFVGQSLGGAVMLKALSNAPISQHPEVLVLDSSFASYKAAARSVLKQRWFLYPLIPFSYLAFSDEYAPKDHLKQLGSMPKVVIHGKKDPVIRYDLGEDLFNHLPEPKVFWTINYGYHTAAFTQFYVKEYSKKLIDVIEDPKSYE, encoded by the coding sequence GTGAAATATTTAAAATTAATTTTCTTATTTATCACTATTAATTTAACCGGCTGTTCAAGCTTTCTGTATTGGCCGACTAGCGATGTCTACGTTGATACCTCGGCAATGCCGATTAAACCCCAGGAAGAACGGGTGCAGGTCAATCCGTCAGAAAGTCTGAACCTATGGATTTTGAAAACACCCGCTAAGAAATCCAAAGGTGTCTTTGTCCAATTTCACGGTAATGCCCAGAATTTAACTGCTCACTTTCAATTCTTATATTGGGTATTAAGTGAAGGTTATGATCTTGTCACTTTTGATTATCGCGGTTATGGGCAAAGTACACCGTATAAACCAACGCCTGAAAGCACCACCGAGGATGCCAAAAAAATCATTGAATACGTGTCTTTAAAGTTTCCTAAGCAGAAAAGAATTTTCGTTGGTCAAAGTTTAGGCGGAGCTGTGATGCTTAAGGCACTGTCTAATGCGCCAATAAGTCAGCACCCAGAGGTTTTGGTTTTAGATTCTTCATTTGCATCTTACAAAGCTGCTGCAAGGTCGGTTTTAAAACAGCGATGGTTTTTGTATCCTCTCATCCCCTTCTCATACTTAGCTTTTTCAGATGAATACGCGCCAAAGGATCATTTGAAACAGCTTGGTTCAATGCCCAAAGTGGTGATCCACGGTAAAAAGGATCCCGTCATTCGCTATGATCTTGGCGAAGATCTTTTTAACCACCTTCCAGAACCAAAAGTCTTTTGGACGATTAATTATGGCTATCATACTGCTGCATTCACTCAATTTTATGTGAAGGAATATTCCAAAAAGCTTATCGATGTTATCGAAGACCCAAAATCCTACGAATAG
- a CDS encoding dihydrofolate reductase family protein: MQKLKYSINTTLDGCCDHESVIPTQEMHEHAANGIEQASILLFGRIVYDMMESAWRPVAETGVKPEWMDDWMVPFAHTIHKAKKYVVSNTLKQVDWNAEIIRGDELKNKVLQLKQQPGRGILTGGVTLPLKLAELGLIDEYEFIVHPRLIGHGPKLLDGLSKAIDLKLVNKKEFKSGAFVLSYEPTKTK, translated from the coding sequence ATGCAAAAGTTAAAATACTCTATCAATACAACTCTTGATGGTTGTTGTGATCATGAATCCGTTATTCCTACCCAAGAAATGCATGAACACGCAGCTAATGGAATCGAACAGGCTTCTATCCTTCTTTTTGGTCGGATCGTTTATGACATGATGGAATCCGCATGGCGACCAGTTGCTGAAACGGGTGTAAAGCCTGAGTGGATGGATGACTGGATGGTGCCTTTCGCTCATACAATCCATAAAGCAAAAAAGTATGTTGTTTCCAATACGCTTAAGCAAGTTGATTGGAACGCAGAAATAATTCGTGGTGATGAACTTAAGAATAAAGTTCTGCAGTTAAAACAACAACCAGGTAGGGGAATCTTAACTGGTGGGGTGACTCTTCCATTAAAATTGGCAGAGCTTGGATTGATCGATGAGTATGAATTCATTGTTCACCCAAGACTTATTGGTCATGGTCCAAAATTGTTGGACGGACTTTCAAAAGCTATTGATTTGAAACTTGTTAATAAGAAGGAATTCAAATCTGGGGCATTCGTATTGAGCTACGAACCTACAAAGACGAAGTAA
- a CDS encoding DEAD/DEAH box helicase gives MYKLRDYQQQAVQNTIRYFQKKREPAVVVLPTGAGKSLVIAELARIAKGRILVLAHVKELVEQNYEKYKSYGLEAGIFSASLGKKERTQKAIFGSVQSVARASDDFFDNFSLLVIDECHRVAEEGATQYQEVIKKLQDRNPGLCILGLTATPYRLGVGWIYEFNQGGELKTEQKRFFKQCVYELPLTYMIRHGYLTIPVKVDIPVTCYDFSDLLGKDRAYTTAEVEEVLHSQKRLTPLIINNIIDITERYDRKGVMIFSSTIKHAEEIMTYLPADQSRVVLGDTDIKEREAIIKDFKNRKFKYLVNVSVLTTGFDAPHVDVIAILRPTESNSLYQQIVGRGLRLSEDKKDCYVLDYTGVGLDIYAPEISDKRPAKDTSPVKVTCPKCSFENDFWGYADDDGNVFEHFGRKCKGASQDPNTFEIIPCGFRFRFKLCHSCSSENDITAKECEKCEAVLIDAEAKLKQAKLSKNAHVMTPDRITFEERKDKNSNPFLEIRYYDLESNYLSEVHFFNNSSAIKKFNINFLRSHLRQPELAVDLISPQQVIRFQKLFRAPSYIIARKQDKFWRVTEKIFAEELTP, from the coding sequence ATGTACAAGTTACGCGATTATCAACAACAAGCCGTGCAAAATACCATTCGGTATTTTCAAAAAAAACGGGAACCTGCCGTCGTAGTTTTACCTACGGGCGCCGGGAAAAGTCTTGTTATCGCAGAACTTGCGCGAATTGCAAAAGGCCGCATTCTGGTTTTAGCCCACGTTAAAGAGTTGGTTGAACAGAACTATGAAAAATATAAAAGCTACGGACTAGAAGCCGGAATCTTTTCTGCAAGTTTGGGAAAAAAGGAGCGTACACAAAAAGCGATCTTCGGCAGCGTACAATCAGTCGCCCGCGCATCAGATGATTTTTTCGACAATTTTTCTTTGTTAGTCATCGATGAATGTCACCGCGTCGCTGAAGAAGGTGCAACCCAATATCAAGAAGTTATAAAAAAGCTTCAAGATCGCAATCCCGGTCTTTGTATCTTGGGATTAACGGCAACACCTTATCGCCTGGGTGTGGGTTGGATTTATGAATTCAATCAAGGTGGGGAACTAAAGACTGAACAGAAAAGATTTTTCAAACAGTGTGTCTATGAACTTCCACTAACCTATATGATTAGGCATGGATACCTGACTATCCCTGTGAAAGTGGATATTCCGGTTACTTGCTACGACTTTTCAGATCTATTAGGAAAAGATCGTGCCTACACGACGGCGGAAGTCGAAGAGGTTTTACATAGTCAGAAGCGTCTTACCCCGCTGATTATAAATAATATTATCGATATTACTGAACGCTATGATCGCAAAGGGGTCATGATCTTTAGTAGCACGATTAAGCATGCTGAAGAAATCATGACTTATTTGCCAGCGGATCAATCGCGTGTTGTGCTTGGTGATACTGATATTAAAGAGCGCGAAGCAATCATCAAGGATTTTAAAAATCGCAAATTCAAATATCTGGTGAATGTTTCTGTTTTGACGACGGGGTTTGACGCCCCACACGTCGATGTAATTGCGATTCTTCGCCCTACGGAATCGAACAGTCTTTATCAACAGATTGTCGGCCGTGGTCTTCGTTTATCTGAAGATAAAAAAGACTGTTATGTTCTAGATTATACAGGTGTCGGTCTTGATATTTATGCACCTGAAATTAGCGATAAAAGACCCGCCAAGGACACAAGTCCTGTAAAAGTCACTTGTCCAAAATGTTCGTTTGAAAACGATTTCTGGGGTTACGCGGATGATGACGGAAACGTCTTTGAACACTTCGGCCGTAAGTGCAAGGGGGCTTCGCAAGATCCAAATACTTTTGAAATCATTCCCTGTGGCTTTCGCTTCAGATTTAAACTTTGTCATAGCTGCAGTTCTGAAAATGATATCACCGCAAAAGAATGCGAAAAGTGCGAAGCCGTGCTTATCGATGCTGAAGCCAAGTTAAAACAGGCTAAGCTGTCGAAGAATGCCCACGTCATGACTCCGGATCGTATTACCTTTGAAGAACGCAAAGATAAAAATTCGAATCCATTCTTAGAAATTCGTTATTACGATCTTGAATCGAACTACTTAAGCGAAGTGCACTTCTTTAATAACTCGTCGGCTATTAAAAAATTCAATATCAACTTCCTTCGTTCGCATTTAAGACAGCCAGAACTTGCGGTGGATTTAATCTCTCCTCAGCAAGTCATCAGATTCCAAAAGCTCTTCCGCGCCCCAAGCTACATCATCGCCCGTAAGCAGGACAAATTCTGGCGAGTGACCGAAAAGATTTTCGCTGAAGAACTCACTCCTTGA
- a CDS encoding DUF3015 family protein — MKTLILLLSLISTSVFAAQGEVGPAGCGLGNQIFGTDNQILASTTNGSSGTQTFGITSGTSNCIDSSRQAQIENFIDTNKVALSNDAARGQGETLANLSEMMGCDKGSFGGVVKTHYKTIFNSENTQQITSRLMMVVENNASAAKCGT; from the coding sequence ATGAAAACATTAATCTTACTTCTATCTCTTATCTCTACTAGCGTATTTGCTGCACAAGGCGAAGTTGGTCCTGCAGGCTGCGGATTGGGTAACCAAATCTTCGGTACTGACAATCAAATCCTTGCATCAACAACTAACGGATCTTCTGGCACACAAACATTCGGTATCACATCAGGTACTTCAAATTGCATTGATTCTTCAAGACAAGCGCAAATTGAAAATTTCATTGATACAAACAAAGTTGCTTTGTCGAACGATGCAGCTCGTGGCCAAGGTGAAACTTTAGCTAACCTTTCTGAAATGATGGGTTGTGATAAAGGTTCCTTCGGTGGCGTTGTAAAAACTCACTACAAAACTATCTTTAATTCTGAAAATACTCAGCAAATCACATCTCGCTTGATGATGGTTGTTGAAAATAATGCTTCGGCTGCAAAGTGCGGAACATAG
- a CDS encoding UdgX family uracil-DNA binding protein (This protein belongs to the uracil DNA glycosylase superfamily, members of which act in excision repair of DNA. However, it belongs more specifically to UdgX branch, whose founding member was found to bind uracil in DNA (where it does not belong), without cleaving it, appears to promote DNA repair by a pathway involving RecA, rather than base excision.) — translation MSLDSLDFEGWRSKAREYLVQGTLPQDTSWGSELGFVFESAKKTPVTAPKVPKEFLELAQAVSCARDDDRWLLLYRLLYRLNVENPQLLNILVDDDVRKAQLLAKSVRRDIHKMHAFVRFKKTFIDGEEAYVAWHKPEHLIIKMAAPFFARRFGDKPWSIFTPDGSAHWNLEELSFSKGMPQEEFEHEDPFDEVWKTYYKSIFNPARLKIKAMKAEMSPKYWSSLPEAEIIKDLIRDTPKRLQDMAEAPKYLAQVPTSYSWQDLKDAAAKCSACPLASKATQTVFGEGSLEADLMIVGEQPGDEEDLSGKAFVGPAGKVLAEALEKAGIIREKVYVTNAVKHFKWTAGESPEGKARIHKKPGGTEMHACKPWLEAEIALVKPKVIIALGVTAGTALYGRLVQVQSERERINTKSAFAEALTITWHPSAILRAMSEEEKLERMQNLISDLRKAFELATLKKLNL, via the coding sequence ATGAGTTTAGATTCCCTTGATTTTGAAGGCTGGCGAAGCAAGGCTCGAGAATATCTTGTGCAGGGAACTCTGCCGCAGGATACATCCTGGGGAAGCGAACTTGGTTTTGTCTTTGAAAGTGCAAAGAAAACTCCCGTCACTGCACCCAAAGTTCCGAAAGAATTTTTAGAATTAGCCCAGGCCGTATCGTGTGCCCGGGATGATGACCGCTGGCTTCTTTTATACCGCCTGCTATATCGATTGAATGTCGAAAATCCACAACTGCTCAATATTCTTGTCGATGACGATGTTCGCAAAGCTCAGCTTCTTGCAAAATCAGTTCGCCGTGACATTCATAAAATGCATGCCTTCGTGCGATTTAAAAAAACCTTCATTGATGGCGAAGAAGCCTACGTAGCCTGGCATAAACCGGAACATTTAATTATTAAAATGGCGGCGCCGTTTTTTGCGCGAAGATTTGGTGATAAGCCTTGGTCGATTTTTACTCCTGATGGTTCAGCGCACTGGAATTTAGAAGAATTAAGTTTTTCTAAAGGCATGCCCCAAGAAGAATTTGAACACGAAGATCCCTTTGATGAGGTTTGGAAAACTTATTATAAGTCCATCTTTAATCCTGCTAGGCTGAAAATCAAAGCGATGAAAGCAGAGATGTCGCCCAAATACTGGAGCAGTCTGCCAGAAGCTGAAATCATTAAAGATCTTATTCGCGATACACCAAAGCGCTTACAAGATATGGCAGAAGCCCCGAAATATTTGGCGCAAGTGCCGACATCTTACTCTTGGCAGGATCTTAAAGATGCTGCTGCGAAATGCAGCGCTTGTCCCCTTGCTAGTAAAGCTACCCAAACCGTCTTTGGTGAAGGAAGTCTTGAAGCTGACTTAATGATTGTTGGTGAACAACCTGGGGACGAAGAAGATTTATCCGGGAAAGCCTTTGTCGGTCCTGCCGGAAAAGTTTTGGCTGAAGCCTTGGAAAAAGCCGGCATCATTCGCGAAAAAGTTTATGTCACTAACGCTGTAAAACATTTTAAGTGGACTGCGGGTGAATCCCCTGAGGGAAAGGCGCGAATCCATAAAAAACCTGGCGGCACTGAAATGCACGCTTGCAAACCTTGGCTAGAAGCAGAGATTGCCTTAGTAAAACCAAAAGTGATAATCGCTTTAGGTGTGACAGCCGGAACGGCTCTTTATGGGCGCTTGGTGCAGGTGCAAAGTGAACGGGAAAGAATAAATACGAAAAGTGCTTTTGCTGAAGCTCTGACAATCACTTGGCACCCCTCGGCGATTTTACGCGCGATGAGCGAAGAAGAAAAATTAGAACGTATGCAGAATCTAATTTCTGATTTAAGAAAAGCATTCGAACTAGCAACTTTAAAGAAGTTAAATCTATGA
- a CDS encoding putative DNA modification/repair radical SAM protein: MSLPDWNSLKNKLSILADAAKYDASCSSSGSQRKRDPKGMGNVEGMGICHSYAPDGRCISLLKILMTNFCIFDCKYCINRVSSDVKRARFSPEEVVTLTLEFYRRNYIEGLFLSSGIMESSDATMEKLIQVAKTLRQVHKFQGYIHLKVVAGSSQELIEEAGLWADRVSANIEMPVQPDLDLLAPAKTIDSATTSMNQIADKVAESKEEQKKTFKAPKFAPAGQTTQMIVGATPSSDALILSSSQSLYKKYGLRRVYYSAYSPIPHADVLLPREQPPLIRENRLYQADWLLRFYKFDASEIVDDSSPNLALDMDPKTAWALRNRAFFPVDVNTASREELLRVPGFGVRNVERILQMRPHRKISLTDLTKLNVSLKRAKYFVVTSDHNPDVLLLDSANLKSSIVPEHTQLSLFDLATTAKTGEL, translated from the coding sequence ATGAGCCTTCCCGACTGGAACTCCCTAAAAAACAAGCTTTCTATCTTAGCAGATGCCGCTAAGTACGATGCCTCTTGTTCAAGCAGCGGATCACAACGAAAACGTGATCCGAAAGGGATGGGAAATGTTGAAGGAATGGGTATCTGCCACAGCTACGCTCCTGATGGTCGCTGTATCAGTCTTTTAAAAATCCTAATGACCAACTTCTGCATATTTGATTGCAAGTATTGCATCAACCGAGTTTCAAGTGATGTCAAACGCGCGCGCTTTTCGCCGGAAGAAGTTGTCACACTTACTTTAGAATTTTATCGTAGAAATTATATCGAAGGACTTTTCTTAAGCTCGGGCATCATGGAAAGTTCTGATGCCACCATGGAAAAACTTATTCAGGTGGCAAAGACCCTACGCCAAGTTCATAAGTTTCAAGGCTACATCCATCTAAAAGTTGTCGCTGGCTCATCGCAAGAATTAATTGAAGAAGCAGGTCTATGGGCAGACAGAGTCAGTGCAAATATTGAAATGCCTGTTCAACCTGATTTGGATCTATTAGCTCCAGCAAAGACCATTGATTCAGCGACCACTTCGATGAATCAAATTGCCGATAAAGTGGCGGAATCAAAAGAAGAACAAAAGAAAACTTTTAAAGCGCCGAAGTTTGCTCCTGCAGGACAGACGACGCAAATGATCGTTGGGGCTACACCCAGCTCTGATGCTTTGATTCTTTCTTCGTCGCAAAGCCTTTATAAAAAGTATGGACTGCGCCGAGTTTACTATTCTGCTTACAGTCCGATTCCCCACGCCGATGTTCTACTTCCCCGTGAGCAACCTCCGTTGATTCGCGAAAATCGCCTTTATCAAGCTGACTGGCTATTAAGATTTTATAAATTTGATGCTTCTGAAATTGTTGATGATAGTTCACCAAATCTTGCCTTAGACATGGATCCAAAGACTGCTTGGGCCTTAAGAAACCGGGCTTTCTTTCCAGTCGATGTAAATACAGCTAGTCGGGAGGAATTATTAAGAGTTCCTGGCTTTGGTGTTCGCAATGTCGAGCGCATTTTACAGATGCGGCCCCACCGAAAAATATCTTTAACTGATTTAACTAAATTAAACGTGTCTTTAAAACGCGCGAAATATTTTGTCGTTACTTCAGATCATAACCCCGATGTCTTACTTTTAGATTCGGCAAATTTAAAAAGCTCCATCGTCCCTGAGCATACTCAACTTTCACTTTTTGATTTGGCGACCACTGCTAAAACTGGGGAGTTATGA
- a CDS encoding Lnb N-terminal periplasmic domain-containing protein encodes MRNIVLKLIANYIKEQSYGRLLFFISAVLFSQLTYAASISESDLKQIAESREWTTIIYYTETDWTLTVQSRSDSPKFFVSKRGKNSAIDELKESLNLLTTEKPPFSDQNFVCRFPARANYLNEVLKLGFQFDRSGCKDYQAWRQRISADRASLVFSSYYLGNPSSSFGHILLRMGKKQLGSETQKELLDQGINFGASPWTENPFLYAVLGMSGAFPGNFIAIPYYYKVREYNDYDSRDLWEYELNLTPAEVSKMTDLLWEQGSNHYDYYFLTENCGYYIVALVEAAAPRYNLTSRLRKWVIPSETLAALAQEGALQKPILRKSIRTQFYEKIETLNSEDQDLVSELFNEMTNAVMQDQTSFSLPKALTAKSELERAKVLDAAIDYYDFRYSKKVILGEEPYIKVKRSLLIARAELPTYDLSPKTTLSENSPDKSHGSGRVELGYSEAKSNDYNEHSLLLGYRFAFHDYLDHQQGAPQRAHIEIFKIQGAIENEDLKLLNFSPFDIRSSPLWNRWDRDISWKVRLALEESPYQTCSSCLATNLNLGVGLTTGLSKLDVSLMADVNGLYANDYDRALQALVGPSLIIKSIPFKRSWGWLLEGKYFPNEINEFQNLYSISANVRYHFEKNLNVDFGYVQEKDREIFKINFLIYHY; translated from the coding sequence GTGCGGAACATAGTTTTAAAATTGATAGCAAATTATATAAAAGAGCAGTCTTACGGAAGACTGCTCTTTTTCATTTCTGCAGTTCTGTTTTCGCAGTTAACTTATGCGGCATCTATTTCGGAATCTGATCTTAAGCAAATCGCTGAATCCCGAGAATGGACCACGATCATTTACTACACCGAAACAGACTGGACTTTGACAGTTCAATCAAGATCAGATTCACCCAAATTTTTTGTAAGTAAGCGCGGCAAAAATTCTGCCATCGATGAATTAAAAGAAAGCTTAAATCTTTTAACCACTGAAAAACCCCCATTTAGTGACCAAAACTTCGTTTGCAGATTTCCAGCCCGCGCCAACTATCTAAATGAAGTGTTAAAATTAGGATTTCAATTCGATCGCAGTGGATGCAAAGACTATCAAGCATGGCGGCAACGTATTTCAGCTGATCGCGCAAGCTTGGTTTTTTCATCTTATTACCTCGGAAATCCTTCGTCCTCCTTCGGTCATATCCTTTTAAGAATGGGAAAGAAGCAGTTAGGTTCTGAAACGCAAAAAGAACTATTAGATCAAGGTATTAATTTCGGGGCTTCTCCATGGACTGAAAATCCTTTCCTGTATGCTGTCTTAGGAATGTCAGGGGCCTTTCCAGGGAACTTCATTGCCATTCCCTATTACTACAAAGTCCGTGAATACAATGACTATGATTCTAGAGATCTGTGGGAGTATGAACTTAATCTGACGCCAGCTGAAGTTTCAAAGATGACAGACCTGCTTTGGGAGCAAGGTTCAAATCATTATGACTATTATTTCTTAACCGAAAACTGTGGCTATTACATCGTAGCACTAGTCGAAGCTGCAGCCCCTAGATACAACCTGACATCAAGACTTAGAAAGTGGGTCATTCCCTCAGAAACATTAGCGGCGTTAGCGCAAGAAGGTGCGCTACAAAAACCCATCTTAAGAAAGTCCATTCGTACTCAGTTTTATGAAAAGATTGAAACCTTAAACTCTGAAGATCAGGATTTAGTTTCAGAACTGTTTAACGAAATGACTAATGCAGTAATGCAGGATCAGACTTCCTTTTCCTTACCAAAAGCACTTACCGCGAAATCAGAACTTGAACGCGCCAAAGTTCTTGATGCTGCTATCGACTATTACGACTTTCGCTATAGCAAAAAAGTGATCTTAGGGGAAGAACCCTATATTAAAGTAAAAAGATCTTTGCTAATCGCACGAGCAGAGCTACCTACCTATGATTTATCACCAAAAACAACACTTTCTGAAAACTCTCCGGATAAATCCCACGGAAGTGGTCGTGTGGAACTTGGTTACAGTGAGGCTAAATCTAATGATTATAATGAACATAGCCTTTTACTTGGCTATAGATTTGCATTTCATGATTACTTAGATCACCAACAAGGGGCGCCACAGAGAGCGCACATCGAGATCTTTAAGATTCAAGGCGCTATCGAAAATGAAGATCTTAAACTTCTTAATTTCTCTCCGTTTGATATAAGGTCATCACCATTATGGAATCGCTGGGATCGCGACATCAGTTGGAAAGTCAGATTAGCTTTGGAAGAAAGCCCTTATCAAACGTGTTCCAGTTGCCTTGCCACGAATTTAAATTTAGGAGTGGGACTTACTACGGGCCTAAGTAAACTGGACGTTTCATTAATGGCCGACGTCAATGGGCTCTATGCAAATGATTACGATAGAGCTTTGCAAGCTCTGGTTGGCCCTAGCTTAATTATTAAATCTATACCGTTTAAAAGATCCTGGGGATGGTTATTAGAAGGCAAATACTTTCCTAATGAAATTAATGAATTTCAAAATTTATATTCTATAAGCGCTAACGTACGATATCATTTTGAAAAAAACCTGAATGTCGATTTCGGATATGTACAAGAAAAAGACCGTGAAATATTTAAAATTAATTTTCTTATTTATCACTATTAA
- a CDS encoding porin family protein — protein sequence MRPLFSNSAYFHRIVRTKRFNSRDACKAAGDSVKMDTAMGLSIGYVSLPVQQLGWTSNLSFIQAKKEQLSLNYIRLDGNLAYALNEKFYFKGGLNGTKIIGKEGESLKTGYDLQVGVGYQVDSTIFELGYSSTHFLTELPGFGMTVSALELGVSATF from the coding sequence ATGAGACCCCTTTTTAGTAACAGCGCTTATTTCCACCGTATCGTTCGCACAAAACGTTTCAACAGCAGAGATGCCTGCAAAGCAGCTGGTGATTCTGTAAAAATGGACACCGCAATGGGTCTAAGTATTGGATATGTTAGTCTTCCAGTTCAACAATTAGGTTGGACATCGAATCTTTCATTCATCCAAGCCAAAAAAGAACAACTTTCATTAAACTATATCCGTTTAGACGGTAATCTGGCTTACGCTCTGAATGAGAAATTTTATTTTAAAGGCGGATTAAACGGTACTAAAATTATTGGTAAAGAAGGCGAATCACTTAAGACAGGTTATGACTTGCAAGTTGGCGTCGGTTATCAAGTCGACAGCACGATTTTTGAGCTTGGTTATTCAAGCACTCACTTCCTGACGGAGCTGCCAGGTTTTGGTATGACCGTTTCAGCCCTTGAGTTAGGTGTATCTGCAACCTTCTAG
- a CDS encoding DUF3015 family protein, with the protein MKKLVFAVAILLASVSNAQGKKASLHDQYSGTGYGVAGCGLGSVIFGAKPGMIQVPAATTNGIYGIQTFGITSGTSNCDIPKMGQTAAVYLEANQEVVAKDAARGEGETLVDLAVIYNCQDAELFSSKVKANYKEIFTSDNGYTQSSKILSTIKNDSELAKNCSVAG; encoded by the coding sequence ATGAAAAAATTAGTTTTTGCTGTCGCTATTCTTCTAGCGTCAGTTTCAAATGCTCAAGGAAAAAAGGCATCATTGCATGATCAATATTCCGGCACTGGTTACGGCGTGGCTGGTTGTGGATTAGGTTCAGTTATCTTCGGTGCTAAACCTGGTATGATTCAAGTCCCTGCAGCAACTACCAACGGTATCTACGGCATCCAAACGTTCGGAATCACTTCAGGAACTTCTAACTGTGATATCCCAAAAATGGGTCAAACAGCAGCAGTTTACCTTGAAGCAAACCAAGAAGTTGTAGCAAAAGATGCAGCTCGCGGTGAAGGCGAAACATTGGTTGATCTTGCCGTGATCTACAACTGCCAAGATGCTGAATTGTTCTCTTCTAAAGTGAAAGCAAACTACAAAGAAATTTTCACTTCTGACAATGGTTACACTCAATCATCTAAAATTTTATCAACTATTAAAAACGACTCTGAGCTTGCAAAAAACTGCTCAGTAGCTGGTTAA
- a CDS encoding dihydrofolate reductase family protein, with the protein MSRLRVESFAISLDGYGAGPNQTLDNPLGLRGETLHNWFFPTLTFNKMIGKPGGTTGIDEKFASRGFNNIGANIMGRNMFGPIRGPWKDEDWKGWWGPNPPYHSPVFVLTHHAREPIVMEGGTTFYFVTDGIESALEKAKKAAGGKDIRLNGGTSVIRQYLSKGLVDYMHLAISPVLLGSGENLFAGLDLLKLGYSVKETVNGENATHVIIEK; encoded by the coding sequence ATGAGTCGTCTACGCGTAGAAAGCTTTGCCATTTCCCTAGATGGATACGGGGCTGGTCCAAATCAAACTCTTGATAATCCCTTAGGTCTGCGTGGTGAGACTCTGCATAACTGGTTTTTTCCTACATTAACCTTTAATAAAATGATCGGCAAACCCGGAGGCACAACCGGGATTGATGAAAAGTTCGCTTCACGCGGCTTTAATAATATTGGCGCCAACATCATGGGGCGCAATATGTTTGGTCCGATCCGTGGTCCTTGGAAAGATGAAGATTGGAAAGGGTGGTGGGGGCCGAATCCTCCGTATCATTCGCCAGTTTTTGTCCTGACTCATCACGCGCGCGAACCGATTGTGATGGAAGGCGGAACTACCTTTTATTTCGTCACAGATGGAATCGAGTCCGCGCTTGAAAAAGCAAAAAAGGCTGCAGGTGGCAAAGACATTCGTTTAAATGGTGGCACCTCGGTGATTCGCCAATATTTATCTAAAGGTTTAGTCGATTACATGCATTTGGCTATTTCCCCGGTGTTGTTAGGCTCGGGAGAAAATCTTTTTGCTGGCCTTGATCTGCTAAAATTAGGTTACTCCGTGAAAGAAACGGTTAACGGCGAAAATGCAACCCACGTCATTATCGAAAAATAG